In a genomic window of Urocitellus parryii isolate mUroPar1 chromosome 11, mUroPar1.hap1, whole genome shotgun sequence:
- the Med8 gene encoding mediator of RNA polymerase II transcription subunit 8 isoform X1 produces MQREEKQLEASLDALLSQVADLKNSLGSFIYKLENEYDRLTWPSVLDSFALLSGQLNTLNKVLKHEKTPLFRNQVIIPLVLSPDRDEDLMRQTEGRVPVFSHEVVPDHLRTKPDPEVEEQEKQLTTDAARIGADAAQKQIQSLNKMCSNLLEKISKEERESESGGLRPNKQTFNPADTNALVAAVAFGKGLSNWRPSGSSGPGQPGQPGAGTILAGTSGLQQVQMAGAPSQQQPMLSGVQMAQAGQPGKMPSGIKTNIKSASMHPYQR; encoded by the exons ATGCAG CGAGAGGAGAAGCAGCTTGAGGCATCATTAGATGCACTGCTGAGTCAAGTGGCTGATCTGAAGAACTCACTGGGAAGTTTCATTTATAAGCTGGAAAACGAGTATGACCGGCTAACCTG GCCCTCTGTCCTGGACAGTTTTGCATTGCTATCTGGACAGTTGAACACTCTGAACAAGGTTTTGAAGCATGAGAAGACACCACTGTTCCGTAACCAGGTCATTATTCCTCTGGTGTTGTCCCCAGATCGAGATGAAGATCTCATG CGGCAGACTGAAGGACGGGTACCTGTTTTCAGCCATGAGGTGGTCCCTGACCATCTGAGAACCAAGCCTGATCCTGAGGTTGAAGAGCAGGAGAAACAACTGACAACAGACGCTGCCCGCATTGGTGCTGATGCAGCTCAG AAGCAGATACAGAGCTTGAATAAAATGTGCTCAAACCTTCTggagaaaatcagcaaagaggAGCGAGAATCAGAGAGTGGAG GTCTCCGACCAAACAAGCAGACCTTTAACCCTGCAGACACCAATGCCTTGGTGGCAGCTGTTGCCTTTGGGAAGGGTCTGTCTAATTGGAGACCTTCAGGCAGCAGTGGTCCTGGCCAACCAGGCCAGCCAGGAGCTGGGACAATCCTTGCAGGAACCTCAGGATTACAGCAAGTACAAATGGCAGGAGCTCCAAGCCAGCAGCAGCCAATGCTCAGTGGAGTGCAAATGGCTCAAGCAGGTCAACCTG GGAAAATGCCAAGTGGAATAAAAACCAACATCAAATCAGCTTCAATGCATCCCTACCAGCGGTGA
- the Med8 gene encoding mediator of RNA polymerase II transcription subunit 8 isoform X2 gives MQREEKQLEASLDALLSQVADLKNSLGSFIYKLENEYDRLTCFALLSGQLNTLNKVLKHEKTPLFRNQVIIPLVLSPDRDEDLMRQTEGRVPVFSHEVVPDHLRTKPDPEVEEQEKQLTTDAARIGADAAQKQIQSLNKMCSNLLEKISKEERESESGGLRPNKQTFNPADTNALVAAVAFGKGLSNWRPSGSSGPGQPGQPGAGTILAGTSGLQQVQMAGAPSQQQPMLSGVQMAQAGQPGKMPSGIKTNIKSASMHPYQR, from the exons ATGCAG CGAGAGGAGAAGCAGCTTGAGGCATCATTAGATGCACTGCTGAGTCAAGTGGCTGATCTGAAGAACTCACTGGGAAGTTTCATTTATAAGCTGGAAAACGAGTATGACCGGCTAACCTG TTTTGCATTGCTATCTGGACAGTTGAACACTCTGAACAAGGTTTTGAAGCATGAGAAGACACCACTGTTCCGTAACCAGGTCATTATTCCTCTGGTGTTGTCCCCAGATCGAGATGAAGATCTCATG CGGCAGACTGAAGGACGGGTACCTGTTTTCAGCCATGAGGTGGTCCCTGACCATCTGAGAACCAAGCCTGATCCTGAGGTTGAAGAGCAGGAGAAACAACTGACAACAGACGCTGCCCGCATTGGTGCTGATGCAGCTCAG AAGCAGATACAGAGCTTGAATAAAATGTGCTCAAACCTTCTggagaaaatcagcaaagaggAGCGAGAATCAGAGAGTGGAG GTCTCCGACCAAACAAGCAGACCTTTAACCCTGCAGACACCAATGCCTTGGTGGCAGCTGTTGCCTTTGGGAAGGGTCTGTCTAATTGGAGACCTTCAGGCAGCAGTGGTCCTGGCCAACCAGGCCAGCCAGGAGCTGGGACAATCCTTGCAGGAACCTCAGGATTACAGCAAGTACAAATGGCAGGAGCTCCAAGCCAGCAGCAGCCAATGCTCAGTGGAGTGCAAATGGCTCAAGCAGGTCAACCTG GGAAAATGCCAAGTGGAATAAAAACCAACATCAAATCAGCTTCAATGCATCCCTACCAGCGGTGA